The Paucidesulfovibrio gracilis DSM 16080 genome window below encodes:
- a CDS encoding DUF4198 domain-containing protein codes for MKKGLIAALCALAVLTMALPASAHFMMLNTPEIALEKGGDLDFRIVFTHPAEAGHTMDMGGAEDFYAIYQRGDNPAKKIELKSYLQEIKWTNPASSGTGFSALIPKKLVRSMGDYTFVFKPGYYFEEEEGIYMQQITKLVANVGGIPGNWAEPAGLPCEIVPLIKPYGVWTGNVFKARVLSDGKPVAGAEVEVEFMSHMPDFKANAMHEASSVDYPHDAFVTQTIFSDSEGYITFGVPKAGWWGFAALGVGPDTEYKGKELSQDAVLWIKAVDMK; via the coding sequence ATGAAAAAAGGACTGATCGCGGCGTTGTGCGCCCTGGCCGTGCTGACCATGGCCCTGCCCGCTTCCGCCCACTTCATGATGCTGAATACCCCGGAGATCGCCCTTGAAAAAGGCGGCGACCTGGATTTCCGCATCGTGTTTACGCACCCCGCTGAAGCCGGACACACCATGGATATGGGCGGTGCCGAGGACTTTTACGCCATCTATCAGCGCGGCGACAACCCCGCGAAAAAGATTGAGCTGAAATCCTACCTCCAGGAAATCAAATGGACCAACCCCGCGTCCAGCGGAACCGGTTTCTCCGCCTTGATCCCCAAAAAGCTCGTCCGCTCCATGGGTGACTACACCTTCGTGTTCAAGCCGGGCTACTACTTTGAGGAAGAAGAAGGCATCTACATGCAGCAGATCACCAAGCTGGTGGCCAACGTGGGCGGCATCCCGGGCAACTGGGCCGAGCCTGCGGGTCTGCCCTGCGAAATCGTGCCCCTGATCAAGCCCTACGGCGTGTGGACCGGTAACGTGTTCAAGGCCCGCGTGCTTTCCGACGGCAAGCCCGTGGCCGGTGCCGAGGTGGAAGTGGAATTCATGAGCCACATGCCCGACTTCAAGGCCAACGCCATGCACGAGGCTTCCTCCGTGGACTACCCCCACGACGCGTTTGTGACCCAGACCATCTTCTCCGATTCCGAAGGGTACATCACCTTTGGCGTGCCCAAGGCCGGTTGGTGGGGCTTTGCCGCTCTGGGCGTCGGTCCCGACACCGAGTACAAGGGCAAGGAACTCTCTCAGGACGCGGTGCTTTGGATCAAAGCCGTGGATATGAAGTAA
- the feoB gene encoding ferrous iron transport protein B: MSGKRVLVALSGQPNCGKSTIFNMLTGARQHVANYPGVTVEKKTGRYSVDKTEVELVDLPGTYSLTSYSLEERVARDFLLHDRPSVVVDVADASNLRRNLYLALQLLEMEIPMVLNLNMMDVAARREMSVDAEGLSERLGVRVVPTVGKKSQGGKELKRAVAEAAAEGNRPGFQVHYGPMEKELEQLRQLLAEDSGALATYPVRWLCVKLMEGDEEAARLLEKSHPDAAFIKGEVASLRKSFEAENKIAPERHIAFARQRLSAELHRQFVKNPEAKRCSLSDRADRFVCHRFWGPLILLAILLVLYEVAIVFGNWLALKAWPIWGSVEAFTAGILPASGFLEDPLLRSLGVWTVKSVTAILNYLPIFFLLFGLIAILEDSGYMPRMAFILDRLFRRFGLHGQSTLPLILGGVYVGGCAIPGVMATKAIPDERARLATILIVPMMNCLAKVPLYLLLIGAYFADQGGLAMFFIATVTLFMALPVAKILSMTVLRKRPSAPFIMEMPPYHVPTVGGVLRRAIERIWLFLKKIVTVVVAVAVVVFVLINFPGLPQDRMDHYQGEQAAAVEAFMRDVDKTSFAGKITAEQITPLILFQEGLRDAKRGVTDSEKADAINQSFAEANPVFYAVVKRQGKDGKKLNRSLKKLVRKRKKLRYDMRSELFEDSFLGMAGRALEPVTQYAGFNWRINIALLSAFAAKENSAATLGAIYGIDGTEASVQDSMKRAEGGFTPLHALALMLFMALYPPCVPASIMVRMQANSTKWMLFSIAYQTLLGLGVASLVFTGGRLLGLTGFQTMWAFYGLCVAVTIIMALIPERESAADSTNTTPLPKGECPEGAQS, from the coding sequence ATGAGTGGAAAACGCGTATTGGTGGCGCTTTCCGGACAGCCAAACTGCGGAAAATCCACCATTTTCAACATGCTTACCGGGGCGCGCCAGCATGTGGCCAACTACCCCGGTGTAACCGTGGAAAAGAAAACCGGCCGCTATTCGGTGGACAAAACCGAAGTGGAGCTGGTGGACCTGCCCGGTACGTACAGCCTGACCTCGTATTCCCTGGAAGAGCGCGTTGCGCGGGATTTTCTGCTGCATGACCGGCCCAGCGTGGTCGTGGACGTGGCGGATGCTTCCAACCTGCGGCGCAACCTCTACCTGGCGTTGCAGCTCCTGGAGATGGAAATCCCCATGGTGCTGAACCTGAACATGATGGATGTGGCCGCCCGGCGCGAGATGAGCGTTGACGCCGAAGGACTGTCCGAGCGGCTGGGCGTTCGCGTAGTGCCTACCGTGGGCAAAAAATCCCAGGGCGGCAAAGAACTGAAGCGCGCCGTGGCCGAGGCCGCCGCCGAAGGGAACCGGCCCGGATTTCAGGTGCACTACGGTCCCATGGAAAAGGAACTGGAGCAGTTGCGCCAGCTCCTGGCCGAGGATTCCGGAGCGCTGGCCACCTATCCTGTCCGTTGGCTCTGCGTGAAGCTCATGGAGGGCGACGAAGAAGCGGCCCGACTGCTGGAAAAATCCCATCCTGATGCCGCGTTCATCAAGGGCGAAGTTGCCTCGCTGCGAAAATCTTTTGAGGCGGAAAACAAGATCGCTCCGGAGCGGCACATCGCATTTGCTCGTCAGCGGCTTTCCGCAGAGCTGCATCGCCAGTTTGTGAAAAATCCCGAGGCCAAGCGTTGTTCCCTTTCGGACCGGGCGGACCGGTTCGTCTGTCACCGTTTTTGGGGTCCGTTGATCCTGCTGGCCATTTTGCTGGTATTGTACGAAGTGGCCATTGTCTTCGGCAACTGGTTGGCGCTCAAAGCCTGGCCCATCTGGGGCAGCGTGGAGGCGTTCACCGCCGGCATTCTTCCCGCTTCAGGCTTCCTGGAGGATCCCCTGTTGCGGTCCCTGGGCGTGTGGACCGTGAAAAGCGTCACCGCCATTCTCAACTATCTGCCGATTTTCTTCCTGCTGTTCGGGTTGATCGCCATCCTGGAGGACAGCGGGTACATGCCGCGCATGGCCTTTATTCTGGACCGGCTGTTTCGCCGGTTCGGTCTGCACGGGCAGTCCACCCTGCCGTTGATTCTGGGCGGAGTGTATGTGGGCGGATGCGCCATTCCCGGCGTCATGGCCACCAAGGCCATCCCGGACGAGCGCGCCCGGCTGGCCACGATTTTGATCGTCCCCATGATGAACTGCCTGGCCAAGGTGCCTTTGTACCTGTTGCTCATTGGGGCGTATTTCGCGGACCAGGGCGGTTTGGCCATGTTTTTCATCGCCACGGTGACCCTGTTCATGGCCCTGCCCGTGGCCAAGATTCTGTCCATGACCGTGCTGCGCAAACGGCCCAGCGCCCCTTTCATCATGGAAATGCCGCCGTATCACGTGCCCACGGTGGGCGGCGTGTTGCGCCGGGCCATTGAGCGCATTTGGCTGTTTTTGAAAAAGATCGTCACCGTGGTGGTGGCCGTGGCCGTGGTCGTGTTCGTGCTCATCAACTTCCCGGGTCTGCCGCAGGATCGCATGGACCACTACCAGGGCGAGCAGGCAGCCGCTGTGGAAGCCTTTATGCGCGATGTGGACAAAACCAGCTTTGCCGGAAAAATCACGGCCGAACAGATCACGCCTTTGATCCTTTTTCAGGAAGGCCTTCGGGACGCCAAGCGCGGGGTCACGGATTCGGAAAAGGCCGATGCCATCAACCAGTCCTTTGCCGAGGCCAATCCCGTCTTTTATGCCGTGGTCAAGCGCCAGGGCAAGGACGGAAAGAAATTGAACCGTTCCCTGAAAAAGCTGGTGCGCAAGCGCAAGAAGCTGCGCTACGACATGCGGTCCGAATTGTTTGAGGACAGTTTCCTCGGCATGGCGGGCCGCGCCCTGGAGCCGGTGACCCAGTATGCCGGATTCAACTGGCGTATCAACATCGCTCTGCTTTCGGCCTTTGCGGCCAAGGAAAACAGCGCCGCCACCCTGGGGGCCATCTACGGCATCGACGGCACCGAAGCCTCGGTGCAGGACAGCATGAAGCGGGCCGAAGGCGGCTTCACCCCGCTGCACGCCCTGGCCCTGATGCTGTTCATGGCGCTGTATCCTCCCTGCGTACCCGCTTCCATCATGGTGCGCATGCAGGCCAACTCTACCAAATGGATGCTTTTTTCCATCGCCTATCAAACTCTTCTGGGGCTGGGCGTGGCTTCGCTGGTCTTTACCGGCGGGCGGCTGCTCGGACTCACCGGATTCCAGACCATGTGGGCCTTCTATGGCCTGTGCGTGGCGGTCACGATCATCATGGCCTTGATTCCGGAACGGGAGTCGGCGGCGGATTCGACAAACACAACCCCCCTGCCCAAAGGGGAATGCCCTGAAGGAGCGCAATCATGA
- a CDS encoding FeoA family protein → MKLNEVGPGMRCLMRDLSAEGALGQRLLDLGFYPGAEIRVVRNAPLVDPVELELDGYHVTLRHDEARKVEVELQ, encoded by the coding sequence ATGAAATTGAATGAAGTGGGGCCGGGCATGCGATGCCTGATGCGCGATCTGAGCGCGGAGGGAGCGTTGGGCCAGCGCCTTTTGGATTTGGGGTTCTACCCCGGGGCTGAAATACGTGTAGTGCGGAACGCTCCCTTGGTGGACCCTGTCGAACTGGAGTTGGACGGCTACCACGTGACCCTGCGCCACGATGAGGCCCGTAAGGTGGAGGTGGAGCTGCAATGA
- a CDS encoding FeoA family protein yields MKTLKTMQPGDLALVVAVDGGCRVRSRLESLGILPGTQVEVLNNGNGPMIVSLGEGSLMIERGVAEKILVV; encoded by the coding sequence TTGAAGACGTTAAAAACGATGCAGCCTGGCGATTTGGCTCTGGTTGTGGCTGTAGATGGTGGCTGCCGGGTACGAAGTCGTCTGGAATCCCTGGGGATTCTCCCTGGCACACAAGTGGAAGTATTGAATAACGGCAACGGGCCCATGATTGTTTCCCTGGGCGAGGGCAGCTTGATGATCGAGCGGGGCGTGGCTGAAAAAATTCTCGTGGTCTGA
- a CDS encoding Fur family transcriptional regulator yields the protein MSTQTEIFKEYLSGNNLKLTHQRKLILDVFITLDRPVSPEELFQEVHSMDAGISLSTVYRTLKHLMQSGVARCMLHSDGVTRYEGLTGHYCRLVCEHCGKRVPLDNPYLHCLQHEVARQEGFHLYECVMELRGICKACMKQRDHGSVEASPSTETRPRERMGACGHAPKGYVRCGQCRHDELGE from the coding sequence ATGAGCACACAAACTGAAATCTTCAAAGAGTACCTTTCCGGCAACAATCTCAAGCTCACGCACCAGCGCAAGCTGATACTGGACGTCTTCATCACGCTTGACCGGCCGGTTTCGCCGGAAGAATTGTTTCAGGAAGTTCACAGCATGGACGCCGGGATCAGCCTTTCCACGGTCTACCGCACGCTCAAGCACCTGATGCAGTCCGGTGTGGCGCGCTGCATGCTGCACAGCGACGGCGTGACGCGGTATGAAGGCCTGACCGGTCATTACTGCCGCCTGGTCTGTGAACACTGCGGCAAGCGCGTGCCGCTGGACAACCCCTACCTCCACTGCCTCCAGCACGAGGTGGCCCGGCAAGAGGGATTTCATCTGTATGAATGCGTTATGGAGTTGCGGGGCATTTGCAAGGCCTGCATGAAGCAGCGCGACCACGGCTCCGTCGAGGCGTCACCCTCCACGGAGACCCGCCCCAGGGAACGGATGGGCGCTTGCGGACACGCGCCCAAAGGCTATGTGCGCTGCGGCCAGTGCCGGCACGACGAACTCGGGGAATAG
- a CDS encoding Fur family transcriptional regulator codes for MERSAREVFLHYLQDSGMNMTPQRATIVEVFLREEGHFSPEQLYEAVGRVDPAIGQATVYRTLKLLTESGLAVTLDTGDGATLYEHGYGHEHHDHLVCLHCGNKIEIMDPTIEERQQRIARENGFELTRHTMLLYGICPECRDTSEH; via the coding sequence GTGGAACGATCGGCAAGGGAAGTTTTTTTGCACTATTTGCAGGACAGCGGCATGAACATGACGCCGCAGCGCGCCACCATTGTGGAGGTGTTTCTGCGCGAGGAAGGGCATTTTTCGCCCGAACAGCTCTATGAGGCCGTGGGCCGCGTGGACCCGGCCATTGGTCAGGCCACAGTGTACCGGACCTTGAAACTGCTCACGGAATCCGGTCTGGCCGTTACTTTGGACACCGGGGACGGGGCCACGCTGTATGAGCACGGGTACGGCCATGAGCATCACGACCATTTGGTATGCCTGCATTGCGGCAACAAGATCGAAATCATGGATCCGACCATTGAGGAACGGCAACAGCGCATTGCCCGGGAAAACGGATTCGAACTGACCCGGCACACCATGTTGTTGTACGGCATCTGCCCGGAGTGCCGCGACACGTCCGAGCATTGA